One window of the Alphaproteobacteria bacterium genome contains the following:
- a CDS encoding multidrug effflux MFS transporter, giving the protein MPLLFAMMFASQLATTIFLPGLPGIANDLQTTLSAAQMLLPAYLGSFAIAQLVVGPLSDGFGRRRVIIGGLGLFSLASLAAAVAPDIELLLTARAVQASGACATMVVARAIIRDTAQGAAAARAMSALAIAMAVGPSAAPFIGGQLVTWFDWRATFYFTALIGTVTTFAVLRYLKETLPPDQRRAARAGEQIVTYLRLCGNPVFVGYSLTVAFASGAMQAFLAASPIILIVQMDMPPALYGFCVMLMPMIYMIGSFLAGRLTFWIPVNRIVLIGAFASAGGGLLQLGFGLGLGQTEITPLHVLGAFALSNLGTGLVLACCYSQALNTVSPSYAGAASALSGFIHMGWAFVITLTVASVEHTSTLPFGIAQMTTTGLSLTAALLLVFVYERRGQTGT; this is encoded by the coding sequence ATGCCGCTGTTGTTCGCGATGATGTTCGCGAGCCAGCTTGCCACCACAATTTTTCTGCCCGGCCTGCCCGGCATCGCCAACGATCTGCAGACGACCCTTTCCGCGGCACAGATGTTGCTGCCCGCCTATCTCGGCAGCTTCGCGATCGCCCAGCTCGTCGTCGGCCCGTTGTCCGACGGTTTCGGTCGCCGCCGCGTCATCATCGGCGGGCTCGGCCTGTTCAGCCTGGCAAGCCTTGCCGCCGCCGTTGCGCCCGACATCGAACTGCTGTTGACCGCGCGCGCCGTACAGGCCAGCGGTGCATGCGCCACCATGGTCGTGGCCCGCGCCATCATCCGCGATACCGCCCAGGGGGCCGCCGCAGCGCGCGCGATGAGCGCGCTCGCCATCGCCATGGCCGTCGGTCCGTCTGCCGCGCCTTTCATCGGTGGCCAGCTCGTGACCTGGTTCGATTGGCGCGCCACATTCTATTTCACCGCCCTGATCGGCACGGTCACGACCTTCGCCGTTCTGCGTTATCTCAAGGAAACACTCCCGCCCGACCAGCGTCGCGCCGCGCGCGCAGGCGAACAGATCGTGACCTATCTCAGACTGTGCGGAAACCCGGTCTTCGTCGGCTACAGCCTGACGGTCGCATTCGCGAGCGGCGCCATGCAGGCCTTCCTGGCGGCATCGCCGATCATCCTGATCGTGCAGATGGACATGCCCCCCGCTCTCTATGGTTTCTGCGTCATGCTGATGCCGATGATCTACATGATCGGCAGCTTCCTGGCCGGCCGGCTGACCTTCTGGATCCCGGTCAACCGCATCGTCCTGATCGGCGCATTCGCAAGCGCGGGCGGCGGGCTGCTGCAACTGGGCTTCGGGCTCGGCCTGGGCCAGACCGAGATTACGCCGCTGCACGTGCTTGGCGCATTCGCCTTGTCCAATCTGGGAACCGGGCTGGTCCTGGCCTGCTGTTATTCGCAGGCGCTCAACACGGTCTCCCCGTCCTATGCCGGCGCCGCTTCCGCACTCAGCGGGTTCATTCATATGGGCTGGGCATTCGTGATCACGTTGACCGTTGCCAGCGTCGAACACACATCGACCCTGCCTTTCGGTATCGCGCAAATGACGACGACCGGGCTTAGCCTGACGGCGGCGCTGCTGCTCGTTTTCGTCTATGAGCGTCGCGGTCAAACAGGGACGTAG
- a CDS encoding RidA family protein: MCAKKSDLRYVSPEGAIEPTGTWSLATRAGDHVFVAGMRGIDPATNELVAGDENRIRQAFVNMAHIAASEGARLGDAVRLTVYVTDMDRYRPIVNKVQEEMWAGGPYPPRTILEVSALNQGDIFEVEGTFYVPV, encoded by the coding sequence GTGTGCGCGAAAAAATCCGATCTGCGATACGTCTCACCCGAAGGTGCGATTGAGCCCACCGGCACGTGGTCGCTGGCGACCCGCGCCGGCGACCACGTGTTCGTCGCCGGTATGCGGGGCATCGACCCGGCGACCAACGAACTCGTCGCGGGCGACGAGAACCGCATCCGTCAGGCATTCGTGAACATGGCGCATATTGCCGCGTCGGAAGGCGCGCGCTTGGGCGACGCCGTCCGCTTGACCGTCTATGTCACCGACATGGATCGCTACCGCCCGATCGTGAACAAGGTCCAGGAGGAGATGTGGGCCGGCGGGCCGTATCCGCCGCGCACGATCTTGGAAGTATCCGCTCTGAACCAGGGGGATATCTTCGAGGTCGAAGGTACCTTCTACGTCCCTGTTTGA
- a CDS encoding cyclic nucleotide-binding domain-containing protein — MNVQRQKTGWKYGTQDFRAGDIVFREGDLGAEAYIVESGALEIRKEAAGHPDGLVLGVLEKGSVFGEMALVDDCPRMASAVCTEATVLRVIPVDVFEMKLQQSDPFIRALVRVLVRNARANACVQTETD; from the coding sequence ATGAACGTCCAACGACAGAAAACCGGCTGGAAGTACGGTACGCAGGATTTCCGGGCCGGGGACATTGTCTTCCGTGAGGGCGATCTTGGCGCGGAGGCCTATATCGTCGAATCCGGCGCGCTGGAAATCCGCAAGGAAGCGGCTGGGCATCCTGACGGCCTTGTTCTGGGGGTCCTGGAGAAGGGCTCGGTTTTCGGCGAGATGGCGCTCGTGGATGACTGTCCGCGCATGGCCAGCGCCGTGTGCACCGAAGCGACGGTCCTCCGCGTGATTCCCGTCGATGTTTTCGAGATGAAACTCCAGCAGTCGGACCCCTTCATTCGCGCCCTCGTGCGCGTGCTCGTGCGGAATGCCCGGGCGAATGCCTGCGTTCAGACCGAAACGGACTAG
- a CDS encoding amidohydrolase family protein, whose amino-acid sequence MPTIDIHTHMFGDGWLDMIKKHGAPAYEIADMEDRRNYLVEYGTPACALEVEAFDYDKRVEMMDRLGIDISIVSLTSPNVHFGDEAISIATARIANDEMAAGQTAHPDRIRWFASLPWEYPDAALAELDRCIAMGAVGVMCVAHIGQRHLIDPLFAPVWDALNKRSFPVLLHPTAPLGAKDVNYGFERILMPAAGFMYDTTIALARMAIDGFFERYSDIKMIASHGGGYIPFVNGRVDMFFGVETLAKFDIPKLPSDYFSQLYYDAIVYDPAALQLVIDIAGPEKVMFGTDLPMPADVPKLYDLVDGRPTDEIAAIRGDNAVRVFGL is encoded by the coding sequence ATGCCCACCATCGATATTCACACCCACATGTTCGGCGATGGCTGGCTCGACATGATCAAGAAGCATGGCGCGCCTGCCTACGAGATCGCCGACATGGAAGACCGGCGTAACTATCTGGTCGAATACGGCACGCCCGCCTGCGCGCTGGAAGTCGAGGCGTTCGACTATGACAAGCGGGTCGAGATGATGGACCGGCTGGGGATCGATATTTCCATCGTCTCTCTGACGTCGCCCAACGTGCATTTCGGGGACGAGGCGATCAGCATCGCGACCGCGCGCATCGCGAATGACGAGATGGCGGCCGGTCAGACGGCACATCCCGACCGCATCCGCTGGTTTGCCTCCCTGCCGTGGGAGTACCCGGATGCCGCACTGGCCGAGCTCGACCGTTGCATCGCGATGGGCGCGGTGGGGGTCATGTGTGTGGCCCATATCGGCCAGCGGCATCTGATCGATCCGCTGTTCGCGCCCGTCTGGGACGCGCTGAACAAACGTTCGTTCCCCGTGCTTTTGCATCCGACCGCACCGCTGGGTGCCAAGGACGTCAATTACGGCTTCGAACGTATTCTCATGCCGGCGGCAGGTTTCATGTACGACACGACCATCGCGCTGGCGCGGATGGCCATCGACGGCTTCTTCGAACGCTATTCGGACATCAAGATGATCGCCAGCCATGGCGGCGGCTACATCCCGTTCGTGAACGGGCGGGTGGACATGTTCTTCGGTGTCGAGACCCTGGCCAAGTTCGACATCCCCAAGCTGCCGAGCGACTATTTCAGCCAGCTTTACTACGACGCGATTGTCTATGACCCGGCCGCACTCCAGCTGGTGATCGACATTGCCGGCCCCGAAAAGGTGATGTTCGGCACCGATCTGCCGATGCCGGCGGATGTTCCCAAACTCTATGACCTCGTGGACGGCCGTCCAACGGACGAGATCGCGGCAATTCGTGGCGACAACGCCGTCCGGGTGTTCGGCCTGTAG
- a CDS encoding carboxymuconolactone decarboxylase family protein: MARVPVINPENAPDELQHFYDAVTGLVGRVPNAYRTMAHAPYLAMLLLPFQAANQREWPGVRLTAKIKEMVIIKTSHINGCDYCYAHNTALGEAAGISHDQVIAMSSDDYLTADIFDARERAAIEWAEHMTKNTAAARDDVYARVAEQFNEAEIVELSLICSMFNMFNRFNDSLKLTIEEQAEVDKIRGSVKIDPGNIKTYLRWLADNWPDDFDDLNERAGAAADAA, encoded by the coding sequence ATGGCGCGCGTACCGGTAATCAACCCCGAGAATGCCCCTGACGAGTTACAACATTTCTACGACGCCGTGACCGGCCTTGTCGGTCGCGTACCGAACGCATATCGCACGATGGCCCATGCGCCCTATCTGGCGATGCTGCTCCTGCCGTTTCAGGCCGCCAACCAGCGAGAATGGCCCGGCGTGCGCCTCACGGCCAAGATCAAGGAAATGGTCATCATCAAGACCAGCCACATCAACGGCTGCGACTATTGCTACGCCCATAACACAGCCCTCGGCGAGGCCGCCGGAATCTCCCACGACCAGGTGATCGCCATGTCGTCGGACGATTACCTGACGGCGGATATCTTTGATGCGCGCGAACGCGCCGCGATCGAGTGGGCCGAACATATGACAAAGAACACCGCGGCAGCCCGTGACGATGTCTACGCGCGTGTCGCCGAACAGTTCAACGAAGCCGAGATCGTCGAGCTGAGCCTGATCTGTTCCATGTTCAACATGTTCAACCGCTTCAATGATTCATTGAAGCTGACCATCGAGGAACAGGCGGAAGTGGACAAGATCCGGGGCTCGGTCAAGATCGATCCGGGCAACATCAAGACCTACCTGCGCTGGCTCGCCGACAACTGGCCGGATGATTTCGATGACCTCAACGAACGCGCAGGGGCGGCGGCGGACGCGGCATAA
- a CDS encoding AEC family transporter has protein sequence MILVLTVTIPIFVVILAGYISARRGIMGKESIKAFTSFVFYFCLPLLLFRNLANAPVAEQLRGDFILAYLLGGLLSFAIGYAVARWIFNCTVAEQAVQGLAVSFGHTVFMTIPIGFALYGEASVLPIALLIAVEMAVIVPLAIVLLEIQSGERSSLVAISGTVFRAIFFNPIVPSILLGIAAAMMRLEIPAVLDGLVNLVQGATVPCALFAIGASLAGLSFSERMRETGFMAAGKLLLYPFLVFVFMSAFPDIPVEWRNIAIIAAATPLGVSVYLVASTYDTYVNRASAATLVSMLFAVVTLSVLVALFSPVG, from the coding sequence ATGATTCTGGTGCTGACAGTCACGATCCCGATCTTTGTCGTCATTCTGGCCGGCTACATCTCCGCCCGGCGCGGGATCATGGGCAAGGAGAGCATCAAGGCCTTCACGTCCTTCGTCTTTTACTTTTGCCTCCCGTTGTTGCTGTTCCGCAACCTGGCTAACGCCCCGGTGGCCGAGCAATTGCGCGGTGATTTCATCCTGGCGTATCTGCTGGGCGGGCTTTTGTCGTTCGCGATCGGCTATGCGGTTGCCAGATGGATCTTCAACTGCACTGTCGCCGAACAGGCCGTTCAGGGCTTGGCGGTTTCGTTTGGCCATACCGTTTTCATGACCATCCCCATCGGGTTCGCGCTCTATGGCGAAGCCTCGGTTCTGCCGATCGCGCTCCTGATTGCCGTGGAAATGGCTGTCATCGTGCCGCTGGCCATCGTCCTGCTCGAAATCCAGAGCGGCGAACGCAGCAGTCTTGTCGCAATTTCCGGGACGGTCTTCCGGGCGATCTTCTTCAATCCGATCGTGCCCTCCATCCTGCTCGGCATCGCCGCCGCGATGATGAGGCTGGAAATCCCCGCCGTTCTGGACGGCCTCGTCAACCTGGTTCAGGGTGCGACCGTCCCGTGCGCGCTGTTCGCAATCGGCGCGTCACTGGCCGGGCTTTCCTTCAGCGAACGCATGCGCGAGACCGGTTTCATGGCGGCAGGCAAGCTGCTTCTGTATCCGTTTCTGGTCTTCGTCTTCATGTCGGCGTTCCCGGATATCCCGGTCGAGTGGCGCAACATCGCAATCATCGCCGCCGCCACGCCGCTCGGTGTGAGCGTCTATCTCGTGGCGTCCACCTACGACACCTATGTCAATCGGGCGTCGGCGGCGACCCTGGTGTCGATGCTTTTCGCCGTTGTGACACTGTCTGTACTGGTGGCGCTCTTCAGCCCGGTGGGATGA
- a CDS encoding amidohydrolase family protein produces the protein MARTLIRNGWIVTVDPALGDIPGGDILIEDGLIREIGRGLTVGDDVEIIDATDRLVMPGFVNAHHHLWQTGLRSLAGNWTSPDYHRNVHGNIAPRYQPHDSYLGGLIGALGQIDCGTTTVLDWCHNNATPDHSDASIDSLEEAGIRAVFAHGSVKPPTLEGGKPFSEVPHPRADAERVRKGRLATDDGLVTMALAIKGPDYSTLDVTLQDFQLARDLDLLSSAHVWNKASRVAKEGYAAVAAAGLLGPDHNVVHANCSDAAEFEVFFDAGVTFTATPACELQSNDVSIIGRVLARGFAPSLGPDTELYLSGDMFQVMRHALQTQRLADNVTRVAAGETIDGVSVGARQALEWATIEGARALRMDARTGSLTPGKQADLLLLRATDLNLAPVHDPVNAIVFYATAANIDTVMIGGQVVKQDGKLLYDPKLRVEKQAALAASAERLFAEAAYAHAAA, from the coding sequence TTGGCACGCACGCTAATACGTAACGGTTGGATCGTGACGGTCGATCCCGCGCTGGGCGACATTCCCGGCGGCGATATCCTGATCGAGGACGGTTTGATCCGGGAGATCGGTCGCGGCCTCACCGTGGGCGATGATGTCGAGATCATCGACGCGACCGACAGGCTGGTGATGCCGGGCTTCGTCAATGCACATCATCATCTATGGCAAACGGGCCTGCGCTCGCTCGCGGGCAACTGGACATCGCCGGATTATCACCGCAACGTCCACGGCAATATCGCGCCGCGCTACCAGCCTCACGACAGCTATCTCGGCGGATTGATCGGCGCGCTCGGCCAGATCGATTGCGGCACCACGACGGTGCTCGACTGGTGCCATAACAACGCCACACCGGACCATTCCGACGCCTCGATCGACTCGCTGGAGGAGGCCGGTATCCGTGCCGTTTTCGCGCACGGCTCCGTCAAGCCGCCAACGCTCGAAGGTGGCAAACCCTTCTCCGAAGTGCCGCATCCCCGCGCGGATGCCGAGCGCGTGCGCAAGGGCCGGCTTGCCACCGACGACGGGCTGGTGACGATGGCGCTGGCCATCAAGGGCCCCGATTACTCCACGCTCGATGTGACGCTGCAGGACTTCCAGCTCGCCCGCGATCTCGATCTGCTGTCCAGTGCGCATGTCTGGAACAAGGCCAGCCGCGTCGCGAAGGAGGGCTATGCCGCGGTCGCGGCTGCCGGTCTGCTCGGCCCCGATCACAATGTCGTTCACGCAAACTGTTCCGACGCGGCGGAGTTTGAGGTCTTCTTTGACGCCGGTGTCACGTTTACCGCCACGCCGGCCTGCGAACTGCAATCGAACGATGTGTCGATCATCGGCCGGGTCCTGGCACGCGGGTTCGCGCCGTCGCTCGGCCCGGATACCGAACTCTATCTCTCGGGCGACATGTTCCAGGTGATGCGCCATGCGCTGCAGACCCAGCGGCTGGCCGACAACGTGACGCGAGTTGCCGCCGGCGAGACGATCGACGGCGTTTCCGTCGGCGCGCGCCAGGCGTTGGAATGGGCGACGATCGAAGGCGCGCGGGCGCTGCGCATGGATGCGCGCACCGGCTCGCTGACGCCGGGCAAGCAGGCCGACTTGCTGCTGCTCCGGGCTACCGACCTGAACCTGGCGCCGGTGCATGATCCGGTGAACGCCATTGTCTTCTATGCGACGGCGGCGAACATCGACACGGTGATGATCGGTGGGCAGGTGGTCAAGCAGGACGGCAAGCTGCTCTACGACCCCAAATTGCGGGTCGAGAAACAGGCCGCACTGGCGGCTTCGGCCGAGCGGCTGTTCGCTGAAGCGGCTTATGCGCACGCCGCCGCCTGA
- a CDS encoding molybdopterin-binding protein, translating to MNESTRVTAAVLIIGNEILSGRTKDANLPFLGTELNLLGIQLLEARVVADIEAEIIDAVDALRAKYDYVFTTGGIGPTHDDITSACVAKAFGQKLIRHPEAERILRERMTQMGVEATEARLKMAETPEFAELVDNPVSGAPGFRVENVYVMAGIPRIMQAMFEGAKPQLKRGVTLLSVTVGSFVPEGQIATELSLLQDAYPDMDIGSYPFFFDGKPGSNLVLRGPDQARLDEAVARLGDLIRNLGQEPVEGGIEVPKSAD from the coding sequence ATGAACGAATCCACACGCGTCACGGCGGCGGTCCTGATCATCGGCAACGAGATTCTCTCGGGCCGGACCAAGGATGCCAATCTGCCCTTTCTCGGTACCGAGTTGAATCTGCTGGGCATCCAGCTCCTGGAAGCCCGCGTCGTGGCGGATATCGAGGCCGAGATCATCGACGCGGTCGACGCCTTGCGGGCGAAATACGACTATGTCTTCACGACCGGGGGTATCGGCCCGACCCATGACGACATCACGTCGGCCTGCGTCGCCAAGGCGTTCGGCCAGAAGCTGATCCGCCACCCCGAGGCCGAGCGCATCCTGCGCGAACGTATGACCCAAATGGGGGTCGAGGCGACCGAGGCGCGGCTGAAGATGGCCGAGACGCCGGAATTCGCCGAGCTGGTCGACAACCCGGTCAGTGGCGCGCCTGGATTCCGGGTCGAGAATGTCTATGTCATGGCGGGCATTCCGCGCATCATGCAGGCGATGTTCGAGGGGGCGAAACCCCAGCTCAAGCGGGGCGTGACCCTGTTGTCGGTGACTGTCGGCAGTTTCGTGCCCGAGGGGCAGATCGCGACCGAGTTGTCACTTCTGCAGGACGCCTACCCGGATATGGATATCGGCAGTTACCCGTTCTTCTTCGACGGCAAGCCGGGTTCCAATCTGGTGTTACGCGGGCCCGATCAGGCGCGCCTGGATGAGGCTGTGGCCCGGCTGGGGGATCTGATCCGCAATTTGGGCCAGGAGCCCGTCGAAGGCGGCATCGAGGTGCCCAAGTCTGCCGACTAA
- the sfsA gene encoding DNA/RNA nuclease SfsA translates to MEFPDPLIPGRLIRRYKRFLSDIEIVGSDGAPTEITAHCPNPGAMLGLKEPGSDVWVSPARNSDRKLKYTWEIIRVGAHHVGINTSLPNTLVDEAIEAGRIAELTGYASRRREVRYGENSRIDLLLEDPGRTDCYVEVKNVHLKRDESGAAEFPDSVTKRGAKHLRELANAVEAGARAVMVYVVQRSDCDDFRLADDIDPDYAAAFADARHRGVEAICYACDVSLERIEITRPLPMNP, encoded by the coding sequence ATGGAATTTCCCGACCCGCTCATCCCCGGCCGCCTGATCCGGCGTTACAAGCGCTTCCTGTCCGATATCGAGATCGTCGGCAGCGACGGGGCACCGACCGAAATCACCGCGCATTGCCCCAACCCCGGTGCGATGCTCGGATTAAAGGAACCGGGTTCGGATGTCTGGGTCTCGCCCGCGCGCAACTCGGACCGCAAGCTCAAATACACCTGGGAAATCATCCGGGTCGGCGCCCATCATGTCGGGATCAACACGTCCTTGCCCAACACGCTGGTCGATGAAGCAATCGAAGCCGGACGCATCGCGGAACTGACCGGCTATGCCTCCCGCCGTCGCGAGGTGCGCTACGGCGAAAATTCCCGCATCGATCTTCTGCTCGAGGACCCGGGCCGGACGGACTGCTATGTCGAGGTCAAGAATGTACATCTGAAGCGCGACGAATCCGGTGCCGCCGAATTTCCTGACAGCGTTACCAAGCGCGGCGCCAAGCATCTGCGCGAACTGGCAAACGCCGTCGAGGCCGGCGCCCGTGCCGTCATGGTCTATGTGGTCCAGCGCAGCGACTGCGACGATTTTCGCCTCGCCGACGACATCGACCCGGACTACGCCGCCGCTTTCGCAGATGCCCGGCATCGAGGGGTTGAGGCGATATGCTATGCATGCGACGTTTCGCTCGAACGCATCGAAATCACCCGGCCCTTGCCGATGAACCCTTGA
- the map gene encoding type I methionyl aminopeptidase: MTDTKTASLDPEARRIRIHDADAFEGMRHAGKLAAETLDHVTPHVVPGVTTEELDRLCHEFILDHGATPAPLGYRGFPKSICTSVNHVVCHGIPGEKRLANGDIVNIDVTVILDGWHGDTSRMYNVGKVKRLAERLVDVTHQALWEGINIVRPGTTVGDIGHAIQTYVEAERFSVVRDFCGHGLGQVFHDAPSILHFGQPGTGPELREGMFFTIEPMVNVGRFDVKILGDGWTAVTKDRSLSAQFEHSIGVTADGCEVFTHSPKGWDKPPYD, from the coding sequence ATGACCGACACGAAGACCGCCTCACTCGATCCCGAAGCGCGCCGCATCCGCATCCATGATGCCGATGCCTTCGAAGGCATGCGCCATGCCGGGAAACTCGCCGCCGAGACGCTCGATCATGTGACCCCCCATGTGGTGCCCGGCGTCACGACCGAGGAACTCGACCGGCTTTGCCACGAATTCATTCTGGATCATGGGGCAACTCCCGCACCGCTTGGCTACCGCGGTTTCCCGAAGTCGATCTGCACCTCGGTCAACCACGTCGTCTGTCACGGCATTCCGGGGGAGAAACGCCTCGCCAACGGCGACATCGTCAACATCGACGTCACGGTCATCCTCGACGGCTGGCACGGCGACACCAGCCGGATGTACAATGTCGGCAAGGTCAAGCGCCTGGCCGAGCGGCTGGTCGACGTCACCCATCAGGCCTTGTGGGAAGGGATCAACATCGTCCGCCCTGGCACCACGGTCGGGGATATCGGCCACGCGATCCAGACCTATGTCGAAGCCGAACGGTTTTCGGTTGTTCGGGATTTCTGCGGCCACGGGCTCGGTCAGGTGTTCCACGACGCCCCGTCGATCCTGCATTTCGGCCAGCCGGGTACCGGACCCGAGCTGCGCGAAGGCATGTTCTTCACCATCGAGCCGATGGTCAATGTCGGCCGTTTCGACGTGAAGATTCTGGGCGATGGCTGGACCGCCGTAACAAAGGACCGGTCTCTGTCCGCACAGTTCGAACATTCGATCGGCGTCACCGCCGACGGTTGTGAAGTCTTCACCCACTCGCCCAAGGGCTGGGACAAGCCGCCCTACGACTGA
- the radC gene encoding DNA repair protein RadC — protein sequence MAAPRNLNDQKDHRTRLRERFAADDGASMPDYELLELILFSAIPRRDTKPLAKRLIERFGSLAGVLAADRGDIVQVEGAGPGVAGLLKSVHQAGIRQAREDLHERQILDSWDKVLEYCRAAIGHLPRESFHVLFLDRKNGLIAAEQQSAGTVDQTSVYPREVIKRALELNACALVMVHNHPSGDPTPSDADIEITRAVAAVCESLGVALHDHVIIARGGHASLREKGLF from the coding sequence ATGGCCGCGCCTCGGAATCTCAACGATCAAAAAGACCATCGCACCCGCCTGCGTGAACGTTTCGCGGCCGACGACGGCGCATCGATGCCGGATTATGAACTGCTCGAGCTGATCCTGTTCAGCGCCATTCCGCGCCGCGACACCAAACCGCTGGCCAAACGCCTGATCGAACGCTTCGGTAGTCTGGCGGGTGTTCTGGCCGCCGATCGCGGAGACATCGTGCAGGTTGAAGGTGCCGGACCCGGGGTGGCCGGGCTGCTCAAGTCCGTGCATCAGGCCGGCATCCGCCAGGCCCGCGAAGACCTGCACGAACGCCAGATCCTCGATTCCTGGGACAAGGTCCTGGAATATTGCCGCGCGGCGATCGGGCACCTGCCGCGCGAAAGCTTTCATGTGCTGTTTCTGGACCGTAAGAATGGCCTCATCGCCGCCGAACAACAAAGCGCCGGCACCGTCGATCAGACATCGGTCTATCCACGCGAGGTCATCAAGCGCGCACTCGAACTCAATGCGTGCGCACTGGTGATGGTCCACAATCACCCCTCCGGCGACCCCACACCAAGCGACGCCGACATCGAAATCACCCGCGCGGTCGCGGCCGTGTGCGAAAGCCTCGGCGTGGCACTCCATGATCATGTGATCATCGCGCGGGGGGGCCATGCCAGCCTGCGCGAAAAAGGGCTTTTCTAG
- the purB gene encoding adenylosuccinate lyase, whose product MIPRYSRPEMTAIWEPENKFRIWFEIEAHACDAQAELGVIPASAAKTVWDKGAWEIDRIDEIERETHHDVIAFLTNLAEYVGEDARFVHQGMTSSDVLDTCLSVQLTQAADLLLADLDGLLAALEKRAREHKDDVCIGRSHGIHAEPTTFGVKLAGHYAEFARCRDRLVAARAEIATCAISGAVGTFANIDPAVEVHVAKKMGLASEPVSTQVIPRDRHAMFFAVLGVIASAVERLSVEVRHLQRTEVREAEEFFAAGQKGSSAMPHKRNPILTENLTGLARVVRSAVVPAMENVALWHERDISHSSVERMIGPDATVTLDFALVRLTGVVSKLLVYPETMIANMEKLGGLIHSQRVLLALTQAGMSREDAYQAVQRNAMKVWGLPEAEREGAFLSFLQADDAVSALISDDDLAESFDLGYHTKHVDTIFTRVFGAA is encoded by the coding sequence ATGATTCCCCGCTACAGCCGCCCCGAAATGACCGCGATCTGGGAACCCGAGAACAAGTTCCGGATCTGGTTCGAGATTGAGGCACATGCCTGCGACGCGCAGGCCGAACTGGGCGTGATCCCCGCGTCGGCTGCCAAGACGGTCTGGGACAAGGGTGCATGGGAAATCGACCGGATCGACGAGATCGAGCGCGAAACCCACCATGACGTGATCGCGTTCCTGACCAACCTGGCCGAATATGTCGGTGAAGATGCCCGCTTCGTGCATCAGGGCATGACCTCATCCGACGTCCTCGACACCTGCCTGTCTGTGCAACTCACCCAGGCCGCCGACCTCCTCCTGGCCGATCTCGACGGGTTGCTTGCGGCACTGGAGAAACGCGCGCGCGAGCACAAGGATGATGTCTGCATCGGGCGCAGCCACGGCATCCATGCCGAGCCGACCACCTTCGGGGTGAAACTCGCCGGCCACTATGCGGAGTTCGCCCGCTGCCGGGATAGGCTGGTCGCGGCGCGGGCAGAAATCGCCACCTGCGCGATCTCGGGCGCCGTGGGCACCTTCGCCAATATCGACCCGGCGGTCGAAGTCCATGTCGCAAAGAAAATGGGCCTGGCATCCGAGCCGGTGTCGACGCAGGTCATCCCGCGCGACCGCCACGCCATGTTCTTCGCCGTGCTCGGCGTGATCGCCAGCGCGGTCGAGCGCCTTTCGGTCGAAGTCCGGCACTTGCAGCGCACGGAAGTGCGCGAGGCCGAGGAATTTTTCGCCGCGGGCCAGAAGGGCTCGAGCGCCATGCCTCACAAGCGCAACCCGATCCTGACGGAAAACCTGACGGGGCTTGCGCGGGTGGTGCGTTCGGCGGTCGTCCCCGCGATGGAGAACGTCGCGCTTTGGCACGAGCGCGATATTTCCCATTCGTCGGTCGAGCGGATGATTGGCCCGGACGCCACGGTCACCCTGGATTTCGCCCTCGTGCGACTGACAGGGGTTGTTTCGAAACTGCTCGTCTATCCGGAAACGATGATCGCGAATATGGAAAAACTCGGCGGCCTCATTCACTCCCAGCGCGTGCTCCTTGCTCTCACCCAGGCCGGGATGAGCCGCGAGGACGCCTACCAGGCCGTCCAGCGCAACGCGATGAAGGTGTGGGGACTGCCCGAGGCAGAGCGCGAGGGCGCGTTCCTCTCATTCCTGCAGGCCGACGACGCGGTGAGCGCGCTCATTTCCGACGACGATCTCGCCGAGAGCTTCGACCTCGGCTACCACACCAAACATGTGGACACGATTTTCACCCGCGTGTTCGGCGCCGCCTGA